From Candidatus Bathyarchaeota archaeon:
TAGCTCAGAAGCACCGTGTAGTTTTGGAGCAGCGCCGTGTAAGTGTCGTTGAGCCTAGCGTAGGCTACCGTTAACTCAACATAATCTTCCATTAGGTTTTCAAGCTCCATGGACAGCCTCGAATAGTTTTCATTCAGCGCTGTGTAATTGCTTTGTAACATGCTGTAATTGCTGAGCAAATATGCATAGTCTTGCTGCAATGTAGCATAATCTTCTAGCAACGCGAGCTTCTCGTTCCAAACCTTTTGATAATCTGAGGCAATCTTATCATAATCCTCTAATAGTTGCGTGATGGAGGCTTCAAGCGCCTTGCATCTGGAGGTCTCCTCTTCAAGTGCTTCCTTTGTGGCGTTAAGGACATTCTCCAAACTCCAATTTTCATAGGCGAGAACAGTGGATATCAGGATTAGAATAGTGATAATTACCGTTTTCATGTGACGCATTGTTTCTTCACCATCCCCAACCTACTTCCTATTAAGTTCATTCTTTCAGGACAGGAAGCTTACGAATTGTCCAAATTTCGGTCGAACCCTACAACTTATCCAAATCCCTAAAAATAAACGTACCGTTTTTGCACGGTTAGCCTTGCCAGACACCGCAGTGGAGATGCTGTTGTAACGTAAAAGTTTAAAAGTTAAATGGTTACCATCAATTTTTAAGTGAGGTTTTATGAATTTAAAGTTGAACTTTACGTGTTTAATTTTATTTGGGTTACTTGGTTTTTCTCAGTTTAATTTGGGTCATTGTTGCTTTTTCGGTTCTCAACCGAAAGCGCTTGTGTTTTTGGCGTATTCGCCTTACTGGTTTCAGTATTTCAGGGGCAACAATTGGACTCATGTTGTTAGAGACCTTGAACTGATAAAATTGATGGGCTTTGATGGTGTCCGCATTCACTATGAGTATGTGGTTGAACTTGGTTTGGTTGAGCCTTTACTGGAGCATACGCAACGTTTGGGATTAAAGGTTATTTGGGCTACGCATGCCACCTACTGGAACAATAAGTTCCCAACGCGGGATTTTCCAAACGAAACTATTGTGCAGAACTATAAGGCTGAATTGCGTGTGATAGCCAACGCTTCTGCAAAGTATCCACATGTACTTTACGTTTCAGTCTTTTATCCAATACCGTTTCCAGCCGTGACTGGCATAACATATGATGAATGCTTACAGCGTATCAGCAGTGATGAATTCAACAATGCCTTGAAGGACATTGTTTCTTTTGTTAAAAGCTTCAGCGTAAAATGCACAGTGGAAAGTGAGGGCATCCCGTGGGATTTTCCAGTTAAGTTTATCGAGAATGCTGATGGTTACTTCATACAGCCTTTTTCAACCAAAAAAGATGATATTGATGCTCAGCACATTCTCGATTACGCGTCGTATTTTGAGAAAAGCGGGAAAAAAGTCTTCATAGGCGAGTACGGCTTTAGAACGTGGAAACCAGCGCACCATTGGGACTTTGGTATGGTTTCATGCGAAGCCGCCAAAGCAGAGCTTATCAAGCAATACTTTGATTTTGCAAGCGGTTGCTTTGAAATAATAACCTATTTCGCCATGTACGATGGAGACGGAGGCTGGGGACTGGTAAACAACGACGGAACATTGAGGCTCAGCGGTTGGAGTGCCTGCCAATGGCTTTACAATCGAGAAAATGCTGCTGCAATAGAGAAACTGCTAACTTATATGGCTGTTGGCATTATAGCTGAAGCAATAGCCGTGGCGGTGCTTGCTGCGTTTACAGTCTTAAACTATAGAAATATAGAAAAATTAAAACGCTGTTAAAATATGAACGTAGAATTTTATGACAGCAAGTGAATATTGCCCAATCGTACTTTTTGCAGGTGTTTTTCGGCGGCTTTTTTACATTCTATTGCTTGTTTTCGACTCGTGGTTGGCAAATCATTCATAACATAGCATGGATAGAACGCCAAGAGCGTGTAAGGGATTTCTGGGCTTATTTGGCTTATGAATTGGGCTATTTTTTCGACTTCTTCTGCATCCACATATCCCGGCACAAGCAACGTGCTCGCTGTTAATACTGGCAGCTCTGGACGTTTTGCATAGTATTTTTCGCCTATTAACTTGAAGTTTTCAAGGCTAGGTTTGTTAGAAACTCCGCATAGGGCTATGGCTAATGGCTCACTCCATGCTTTCAAGTCAAATTTAATGTTGCCCCCACTTTGTAGGGCTAGTTCTGCGGCTTTCTCAGCTAAGTGTGGATTCATGTAGCCATTGGTTTCCCAGCAAACCCGAAGTATACGCTTTTCCTCTTCAGCCCTTTTTAGGACTATGCGGCTTGTCTCCAGCGAGTGCGGCATCTGCGGCGAGGGATCACCTCCAAAATAACATATGCATGAAACCTTTTGGTCGAAGGCTTTTCCGGCTAGTACTTTGGCGCTCATGGCTGGTTTATGTTTGACGGATAGGTTGCGGTAATGCCAGTTCTGGCAGAAGAGGCAGTCGTAGCTGCATGCACCATAAAAAACCGCCAGATTGTAGTAGCCGTATTCTGGCTCCGGTTTGTAGGCGTATCTGGGATAGCCGCTTCCCGTGCAACCGGGACAAAACCACCAACTAACACAATTGGTTGGCAATCCATCATAATACCATTCTAAAATGCCCCGCTCAACGGTGCCGCCGAAACGCACAAGTCGACCGCCTACATTCCAGACAAGCCCACAGTAGCCGCATCCGCTCGCCCCAATAATACAATTGTTAGCGCAAACACCGCATGGTAAACCACCCTTGTCCCGAGGCGGTTCAGGCGGCAAACCATAAACAGCCCGGCTTCTTGCATGCGCCACCTTCGCAACTTCAAGGGCTTGCCCGGGCTTCCGCCTAATACAACCTAAGCAAACGCCAAGCTTCCCAGAAATTAAAGGCGAAACCTCGCCGCAAACCTGACATTTCCCCATAACAGACTCAAAATAAACTATACGGGCAGACCTAAAAATCTATAGAGGGCTAGTGACTTTGCGACTGCTCGACAGCACAAAATTGACTCGGCAACTATTCCCTTTCAGCCACCGCCCACCGGAGGAATAATCGCTAAGACGTCACCGTCTACAAGTTCTGTTTCAAGCCCCTTGATGGCTGAGGCGCTTCGTCCATTTATTAGGAATTGGAGATAACCTTTAACTTCGCCGGTTTTACCGTCATAAACGTAGTCTATAAAGCCTTTTCCATGGCATTCAGCCAGCTTTTCTAAAACCTTCGCTAGAGTTATGCGTTCACCATCTGGAAACTCTAAGGTTTCCTCTCTTTTGCCAGTTATCTCCCGCAACGTGGTGAAGAAGCGCACCGAAATCCGCATGACTACACTTCACCAAAATCAATAGTGAGATACAGCAAGATTTAAACTGTTCTAAAGTGAACGCCTTGAAAATGACCTCATCCTTCAGAGCATTTCAAATGCTTATGCCAACATTGTTGGATAACTGGCGAAAAAGTAACGGCCTCATAGCCGGACTTGACAATGGATTGCCTTGAGTTGCTCTAACTAGATGCAAAATTGTTTATGAAGCAGTAAGACGCGACAAGGCTGAAAAGGGCTAAAACGTTTAACCGCTTATGTGTTGTTAATGTTAAGTTAACTCTTCCAGAAGGTAAAAGTTTATATGTTACCGCATTTTTGCTTAACCACGCATAAGCCTTTTAACCATTAATGGAGGAATAAGTATGGCTTACTTAACAACAACAGCCTCAGGACAGCCCGTGTTAATCCTCAAAGAGGGAACCGCCAGAAGCCGTGGAAGGGAAGCCCAAAGAAACAACATTATGGCTGCCCGCATAATAGGCGAAGTTTTGAAAACAACTCTTGGACCACGTGGAATGGATAAGATGTTAATTGACAGTCTAGGTGACATAACTATAACTAATGACGGCGCCGCCATCTTAGACGAGATAGAAGTGGAGCATCCAGCGGCCAAAATGATGGTGGAAGTAGCCAAAACCCAGGACGACATGGTTGGCGACGGAACAACAACCGCAGTCGTCCTAGCAGGCGAACTCTTGAAAAAAGCCGAGGAGCTCCTAGACCAAAATATACATCCAACAATAATTGTCAGTGGCTATCGAAAAGCCGCCCAAAAAGCCGTTGAAGTTATAAATCGCATAGCCAAACCCGTTGACATTGAAGACAGAGAAACTCTACGCAAAGTGGCATTAACATCCATGGCAAGCAAAGCTGTAGGCACGGCCAAAGAACATTTAGCGGAAATAGCCATAGACGCTGTAAAACAAATAGTTGAACAAAGGGGCGACAGAAGAATCGCAGACATAGACAACATCCAAATCATAAAGAAGACAGGTAAAGGTCTCTTTGAATCCCAGCTTGTGAAAGGCGTAATCATAGACAAAGAAGTTGTCCATCCTGGAATGCCTAAGAAAGTTGAAAACGCTAAAATCGCACTGCTAGACTGTCCATTAGAGATTGAGAAAACAGAGTTTAGCGCAGAAATACGCATTCGCGATCCATCTCAAATGAAGGCTTTCCTAGATCAGGAAACCCAAATGCTAAAGGAAATGGTTGAAAAGATTAAAGCAGCAGGCGCTAACGTTGTCTTCTGCCAGAAAGGCATAGACGACATGGCACAGCACTTCTTGGCAAAAGAAGGTATACTGGCCGCTAGAAGAGTCAAACAATCAGACATGGAAAAACTTGCAAGGGCCACGGGAGGCAGAATAGTCACAGATCTCGATGACTTGACGCCCCAAGACTTGGGCACCGCTGGCCTAGTGGAAGAACGCAAAATCGGCGAGGACAAAATGGTTTTCGTTGAAGATTGCAAGAACCCACGTTCAGTCGCCATATTAATAAGGGCTGGCCTTGAAAGAATGGTGGATGAAGCAGAACGCGCTATGACGGACGCTCTCTCGGTGGTTTCAGATGTCATAGAAAACAGCAAAGTCATAGCAGGTGGAGGCGCCGTTGAAACAGAAATTGCCAAAGAATTACGAGACTACGCCGCCAAAGTTGGAGGAAGAGAGCAGCTTGCTATAGAGGCTTTTGCAGACTCCATAGAAATAGTTCCAAGAACCCTAGCAGAAAACGCTGGGCTAGAGCCAATAGACATAATAGTTGAACTAAGAGCAGCCCACGAGAAAACAGACGGCCACTTCATGGGTGTAAACGTCTTCACAGGAAAAATCGAAAACATGTACAATAATGGCGTCGTCGAACCAGCCATAGTCAAAGAACAAGCCATAAAATCAGCAACAGAAGCTGCTTCCATGATACTGCGTATAGACGATGTCATAGCAGCATCAAAACCGAAAGAAGAAAAGGGCAAAGAGAAAACGCCAAGCGAAACTGAAAGCGAAGAATTCTAACCCCCTAATTTTTCTCTCAATTAAAGTAAACGCTTTACTCTTTGAGATGTGAAACTTTCAGTGCATGGTTATCTTTACTTTTGACTCATTCGCCATATCCAGCGCACTACGTAATCCCCATCAAAACAAGACGCTGGTGCGGCCGCCGGGATTTGAACCCGGGTCGCCGGCTCGGGAGGCCGATGTCCTACCAGGCTAGACTACGGCCGCAGCTGAGCAAAAGAAGATAGCTAACCTAAACTTTTAATCGTTACTCCTCCAGAATTTGGCTAAAGAGGACTGTGTAATGAGGTTCGCCAAACCTGGTGTTTACTTTTGGCAGGGAAGCGAGGCGTGCGCTGAAGCCGCGTTAGTGGCAGGGTGCCGTTTTTTTGCTGGATATCCTATAACCCCGGCAACTGATATTGCCGAGCATTTAGCGAAGCGACTTCCACAAGTAGGCGGCATAGCAATTCAAATGGAAGATGAAATAGCCTCTATCGGAGCTGTTATAGGTGCTAGTTGGGCTGGAGCGAAGGCGATGACTACAACATCTGGCCCGGGCTTCAGCCTGATGCAGGAAGGTATAGGATACGCGTTCATGACTGAAACACCATGTGTTATAGTTGACGTGCAAAGGGTTGGACCAAGCACCGGGCAGGCCACAAAATGTGCGCAGGGTGACGTTATGCAATCTCGCTGGGGCACCCATGGCGACTATTCGGCTATTGTGCTTTCGCCAAACTCTGTTCAGGAAATGTTTAACCTAACCACAAGAGCCTTTAACCTCGCCGAAAAATATCGCACTCCGGTGATTCTCCTTTCAGACGAAGTGGTTGTCCACATGCGTGAAAAAGTTGTGGTTCCACCGGTGGAGAAACTTGAGATACTGAATAGGCGGAAACCCAAGCCTGGCGAAAAGGCCTTCTTTGGTCATGAAGAGGTCCCACCAATGCCGAGTGTCGGCGAAGGGTTCAATGTAGCCGTTACAGGTTCAACTCACGATGAATTTGGCATAAGATACACGGCTGATCCGGTTGTGCATCGACGGCTGGTGGAAAGACTTAATGGAAAAATTCAAAATCATGTTGACGAAATCGCTGAAGTGGAGGCCTACAACATTGAAAACTGCAAGATTGGAGTTGTGGCGTACGGTTGCTCCTCGCGGGCAGTGTATGATGCAGTTGATGAAGCTGAAGCCAGAGGCATAAGTGTAGGTTATGTAAGACTTAAAACTATTTGGCCGTTTCCAGAGAAGGTTGTCAGAGGACTTGCTGAAACAGCTGAGAAAATAATTGTTCCAGAAATGAACCTACGCCAAATTTTCTACGAAGTCGCAAGAGCTGTGGGGGGCGAGGCAAAAGTTATTCCCATTAACAAAATCGGCGGAGGTGAACTCATAACTCCTGAAGAGCTGCTTAACAAGATTCTGGAGGAGGTGTGAGAAATGTCTGAAATGTTCTCGGTTAAGAAATACCTCAGAGACTTGAAACTGCCCTTCTGTCCGGGATGTGGTGCGTTTACCGTGATGAATGCCTTTTTAAGGGCTGTTCATGAA
This genomic window contains:
- a CDS encoding 2-oxoacid:acceptor oxidoreductase subunit alpha produces the protein MRFAKPGVYFWQGSEACAEAALVAGCRFFAGYPITPATDIAEHLAKRLPQVGGIAIQMEDEIASIGAVIGASWAGAKAMTTTSGPGFSLMQEGIGYAFMTETPCVIVDVQRVGPSTGQATKCAQGDVMQSRWGTHGDYSAIVLSPNSVQEMFNLTTRAFNLAEKYRTPVILLSDEVVVHMREKVVVPPVEKLEILNRRKPKPGEKAFFGHEEVPPMPSVGEGFNVAVTGSTHDEFGIRYTADPVVHRRLVERLNGKIQNHVDEIAEVEAYNIENCKIGVVAYGCSSRAVYDAVDEAEARGISVGYVRLKTIWPFPEKVVRGLAETAEKIIVPEMNLRQIFYEVARAVGGEAKVIPINKIGGGELITPEELLNKILEEV
- a CDS encoding MoaD family protein, with product MRISVRFFTTLREITGKREETLEFPDGERITLAKVLEKLAECHGKGFIDYVYDGKTGEVKGYLQFLINGRSASAIKGLETELVDGDVLAIIPPVGGG
- a CDS encoding TCP-1/cpn60 chaperonin family protein, which produces MAYLTTTASGQPVLILKEGTARSRGREAQRNNIMAARIIGEVLKTTLGPRGMDKMLIDSLGDITITNDGAAILDEIEVEHPAAKMMVEVAKTQDDMVGDGTTTAVVLAGELLKKAEELLDQNIHPTIIVSGYRKAAQKAVEVINRIAKPVDIEDRETLRKVALTSMASKAVGTAKEHLAEIAIDAVKQIVEQRGDRRIADIDNIQIIKKTGKGLFESQLVKGVIIDKEVVHPGMPKKVENAKIALLDCPLEIEKTEFSAEIRIRDPSQMKAFLDQETQMLKEMVEKIKAAGANVVFCQKGIDDMAQHFLAKEGILAARRVKQSDMEKLARATGGRIVTDLDDLTPQDLGTAGLVEERKIGEDKMVFVEDCKNPRSVAILIRAGLERMVDEAERAMTDALSVVSDVIENSKVIAGGGAVETEIAKELRDYAAKVGGREQLAIEAFADSIEIVPRTLAENAGLEPIDIIVELRAAHEKTDGHFMGVNVFTGKIENMYNNGVVEPAIVKEQAIKSATEAASMILRIDDVIAASKPKEEKGKEKTPSETESEEF
- a CDS encoding radical SAM protein; this translates as MGKCQVCGEVSPLISGKLGVCLGCIRRKPGQALEVAKVAHARSRAVYGLPPEPPRDKGGLPCGVCANNCIIGASGCGYCGLVWNVGGRLVRFGGTVERGILEWYYDGLPTNCVSWWFCPGCTGSGYPRYAYKPEPEYGYYNLAVFYGACSYDCLFCQNWHYRNLSVKHKPAMSAKVLAGKAFDQKVSCICYFGGDPSPQMPHSLETSRIVLKRAEEEKRILRVCWETNGYMNPHLAEKAAELALQSGGNIKFDLKAWSEPLAIALCGVSNKPSLENFKLIGEKYYAKRPELPVLTASTLLVPGYVDAEEVEKIAQFISQISPEIPYTLLAFYPCYVMNDLPTTSRKQAIECKKAAEKHLQKVRLGNIHLLS